A single genomic interval of Candidatus Hydrogenedentota bacterium harbors:
- a CDS encoding response regulator encodes RIGYRVYCANDGEAGLELFERHADEIDAVVLDMSMPQMDGRQTYVAIRSRYPNVPVVISSGYTEGDVMNDFGDDPLLSFLQKPYLADRLVERVVRCLS; translated from the coding sequence CGTATCGGATACCGGGTGTACTGCGCTAACGATGGAGAAGCGGGTCTGGAGCTGTTCGAACGTCATGCGGACGAAATCGACGCCGTTGTGCTTGACATGAGCATGCCTCAAATGGACGGCAGGCAGACGTATGTCGCCATACGGTCCCGGTACCCAAACGTCCCGGTCGTGATCTCCAGCGGTTACACGGAAGGCGACGTCATGAACGATTTCGGCGACGACCCGTTGCTTTCGTTTCTGCAGAAGCCGTACTTGGCGGATAGACTCGTTGAACGGGTGGTTCG